In one window of Streptomyces griseus subsp. griseus DNA:
- a CDS encoding toxin glutamine deamidase domain-containing protein codes for MPTLRWGPGARVIVGAWPQKGIGHYFNVANNDGEVVFLDFQSGKANPAENRYRNYYLMRTN; via the coding sequence ATGCCGACTCTGCGCTGGGGCCCGGGAGCTCGTGTAATCGTGGGGGCCTGGCCACAGAAGGGCATCGGTCACTACTTCAACGTCGCCAATAACGATGGCGAGGTGGTATTCCTCGACTTCCAGTCAGGCAAGGCCAACCCAGCCGAGAATAGATACCGCAACTACTACCTCATGAGGACCAACTGA